A region of Necator americanus strain Aroian chromosome I, whole genome shotgun sequence DNA encodes the following proteins:
- a CDS encoding hypothetical protein (NECATOR_CHRI.G3253.T2) — translation MPVSFAFSSLDLHFWKKPSSRKTNSELETTQNYRQTDPTRFSVSHSIHRSAPSSTAQQQQQQQQQEQQQQQQTVSTSTTTRTERVHSIQKDSYFWDHGSACACQLCRRKWVGSRS, via the coding sequence atgccTGTCTCTTTCGCGTTCTCCTCGTTAGACCTacatttctggaagaagccaTCGTCCCGAAAAACGAACTCAGAGTTGGAAACAACACAGAATTATAGACAAACGGATCCTACCCGATTTTCTGTGTCACATTCTATTCATCGATCTGCACCTTCGTCAAcagcacaacaacaacaacaacaacaacaacaagagcaacaacaacaacaacaaactgtCAGCACTTCCACGACAACACGTACGGAACGTGTGCATTCAATCCAGAAGGACTCCTATTTTTGGGATCATGGTTCGGCTTGTGCATGTCAACTTTGCCGGAGAAAGTGGGTTGGAAGTCGTTCGTAA